The following proteins are co-located in the Mesorhizobium sp. M1E.F.Ca.ET.045.02.1.1 genome:
- a CDS encoding dihydroxyacetone kinase subunit DhaK — protein sequence MKHFFNRKDSIVTEALDGFLATAGSGTLARLDGYPEIKVVLRADWDKTKVAVVSGGGAGHEPSHAGFVGAGMLTAAVSGEIFASPSVEAVLAAIRATTGPAGCLLIVKNYTGDRLNFGLAAEKARAEGFAVEMVIVADDIALPDIAQPRGVAGTLFVHKIAGHLAETGHDLASVAAAARAAAKDIVSLGISLSSCSIPGQAHEDRFGDDDGELGLGIHGEPGVERIALEAASKLVAIMAERLAARLDPHSRYALLINNLGSVPPLEMSLIANAVLSSSLAKAVALTIGPGHLMTALNMNGFSLSLIRLDADREAALLAPVGPHAWLPAKPVRQPVVLAVAKSAGRDAAMTASRDPGVERLITAICEKLISLEEPLNSLDAKAGDGDTGSTVATGARSVLDRADTLPLADRGATLATIGDILGTSMGGSSGVLLSIFFTAAAQSLKGGAPLGKALLAGLDRMTFYGGAKVGDRTMVDALEPALKALDASGLEAAASAARHGAEATAAMRRAKAGRSAYIGRQLDIADPGAFAVAEVFAAVAAMFAPA from the coding sequence ATGAAGCACTTTTTCAACCGCAAGGACTCGATCGTCACCGAAGCGCTGGACGGGTTTCTCGCCACCGCCGGCTCCGGCACGCTGGCGCGCCTCGACGGCTACCCGGAGATCAAGGTCGTGCTGCGCGCCGACTGGGACAAGACGAAGGTCGCCGTCGTTTCCGGCGGCGGCGCAGGGCACGAGCCCTCGCATGCGGGCTTCGTCGGCGCCGGCATGCTGACGGCCGCCGTCTCGGGCGAGATCTTCGCTTCGCCCAGCGTCGAGGCCGTGCTGGCGGCGATCCGCGCCACGACCGGACCGGCCGGTTGCCTGCTGATCGTCAAGAACTACACCGGCGACCGCCTCAATTTCGGCCTCGCCGCCGAGAAGGCGCGCGCCGAAGGTTTTGCGGTCGAGATGGTGATCGTCGCCGACGACATCGCGCTGCCCGATATCGCGCAGCCGCGCGGCGTCGCCGGCACGCTGTTCGTGCATAAGATCGCCGGGCATCTCGCCGAAACCGGTCATGACCTGGCGTCGGTTGCTGCCGCGGCGCGCGCGGCGGCGAAAGACATTGTTTCGCTGGGCATCTCGCTCTCCTCCTGCTCGATCCCCGGACAGGCGCATGAAGACCGCTTCGGCGACGACGACGGCGAGCTCGGCCTCGGCATCCACGGCGAGCCTGGCGTCGAGCGCATCGCCCTGGAGGCTGCCAGCAAGCTGGTCGCCATCATGGCGGAACGCCTCGCGGCGCGGCTCGATCCGCACAGCCGTTACGCCCTGCTGATCAACAATCTCGGATCGGTGCCGCCGCTCGAAATGTCGCTGATCGCGAATGCCGTGCTGTCTTCGTCGCTGGCAAAGGCGGTGGCGCTGACGATCGGGCCTGGGCACCTGATGACCGCGCTCAACATGAACGGCTTTTCGCTGTCACTGATCAGGCTGGACGCGGACCGCGAGGCGGCGCTGCTGGCGCCCGTCGGCCCGCATGCCTGGTTGCCGGCAAAGCCGGTTCGCCAACCGGTCGTCTTGGCGGTCGCCAAGTCTGCCGGCCGCGATGCCGCCATGACGGCCAGCCGCGATCCCGGCGTCGAGCGGCTGATCACCGCGATCTGCGAGAAGCTGATCTCGCTCGAAGAACCCCTGAACAGCCTCGACGCCAAGGCGGGCGACGGCGACACAGGGTCGACGGTAGCAACCGGCGCGCGCAGCGTGCTCGACCGCGCCGACACGCTTCCGCTCGCCGACCGGGGCGCAACTCTCGCCACAATCGGCGATATATTGGGCACCTCGATGGGCGGTTCGAGCGGCGTGCTCTTGTCGATCTTCTTCACCGCGGCGGCGCAGTCGCTCAAGGGCGGAGCACCGCTCGGCAAGGCGTTGCTCGCAGGCCTCGACCGGATGACTTTCTACGGCGGCGCGAAGGTCGGCGACCGCACCATGGTCGATGCGCTGGAGCCGGCGCTGAAAGCGCTCGACGCAAGCGGGTTGGAAGCGGCCGCGTCGGCCGCGCGGCACGGCGCGGAGGCGACCGCCGCGATGCGGAGGGCGAAGGCCGGCCGCTCCGCCTATATCGGCCGGCAGCTTGACATCGCGGACCCGGGCGCCTTTGCAGTCGCCGAAGTGTTCGCGGCCGTGGCGGCCATGTTCGCCCCGGCATGA
- the dhaL gene encoding dihydroxyacetone kinase subunit DhaL produces MAASDFSRLIAAATDTVAAHADELTALDQAIGDGDHGLNMRRGFEAVRAEAEAIAAKPLPDALKAVGTKLVMTVGGASGPLFGTLFMALGKELPAVPDRAALTAAFGKAVEAVAARGKSQPGQKTMLDVLQPVYEALAQGKTATEIADTADRAADATVPMKALRGRASFLGERSIGHMDAGARSTALLVRAVAETVEDRR; encoded by the coding sequence ATGGCCGCTTCCGATTTCTCCAGACTGATCGCGGCGGCGACGGATACGGTTGCGGCGCATGCCGACGAGTTGACAGCGCTCGATCAGGCGATCGGCGACGGTGACCATGGGCTCAATATGAGGCGCGGCTTCGAGGCCGTGCGCGCCGAGGCGGAGGCAATCGCTGCGAAACCGCTGCCGGATGCGCTGAAGGCGGTCGGCACCAAGCTGGTGATGACCGTCGGCGGCGCCTCGGGCCCGCTGTTCGGCACGCTGTTCATGGCGCTCGGCAAGGAACTGCCCGCGGTACCCGACCGCGCCGCGCTGACGGCGGCATTCGGCAAGGCGGTCGAAGCGGTTGCCGCGCGCGGCAAATCGCAGCCCGGACAAAAAACCATGCTCGACGTGCTGCAGCCGGTGTATGAGGCGCTGGCGCAAGGCAAAACTGCCACGGAAATCGCCGATACCGCCGATCGGGCGGCTGACGCCACCGTGCCGATGAAGGCCCTGCGCGGACGCGCCTCCTTCCTGGGAGAGCGCTCGATAGGGCATATGGATGCCGGGGCGCGCTCGACCGCGCTTCTGGTGCGCGCAGTCGCTGAAACCGTCGAGGATCGCCGATGA
- the dhaM gene encoding dihydroxyacetone kinase phosphoryl donor subunit DhaM produces the protein MSNVGIVIVSHSPLVAEGTADMVRQMVGDEVPLAWCGGNGHGGLGTSVEAIMGAIDKAWSEAGVAILVDLGGAETNSEMAVEMIGEPRSHKIVVCNAPIVEGAVMAATEASGGASLKEVVATAHELSPS, from the coding sequence ATGAGCAATGTCGGTATCGTCATCGTATCGCATTCGCCGCTGGTCGCCGAAGGCACGGCCGACATGGTGCGCCAGATGGTGGGCGACGAAGTGCCGCTTGCATGGTGCGGCGGAAACGGCCATGGCGGGCTCGGCACAAGCGTCGAGGCGATCATGGGCGCGATCGACAAGGCCTGGTCGGAAGCGGGCGTCGCCATCCTGGTCGATCTCGGCGGCGCCGAGACCAACTCAGAGATGGCGGTCGAGATGATCGGCGAGCCGCGCTCCCACAAGATCGTCGTCTGCAACGCGCCGATCGTCGAGGGCGCCGTGATGGCCGCGACGGAAGCTTCCGGCGGCGCCTCGCTCAAGGAAGTGGTGGCGACGGCGCATGAATTGTCGCCGTCATGA
- a CDS encoding HPr family phosphocarrier protein, producing MSASAEATVLITHEVGLHARPSVKFTKLAKSFAAEVEVAVAANGPWFDAKSIVKVMAAKAPKGTLLHIRARGDGAEQVVGALVDLVQRDFDEDRDHARSA from the coding sequence ATGTCCGCATCCGCCGAAGCCACTGTCCTGATCACCCACGAGGTGGGCCTGCACGCGCGCCCTTCGGTGAAGTTCACCAAGCTCGCCAAGTCGTTCGCGGCCGAGGTGGAAGTGGCGGTGGCCGCCAACGGCCCCTGGTTCGACGCCAAGAGCATCGTCAAGGTAATGGCGGCCAAGGCGCCCAAGGGAACCCTGCTGCACATAAGGGCGCGAGGTGACGGCGCCGAGCAAGTGGTCGGCGCACTGGTCGACCTGGTGCAGCGCGACTTCGACGAGGACAGGGACCATGCCCGGTCCGCTTGA
- the ptsP gene encoding phosphoenolpyruvate--protein phosphotransferase: protein MRIEGVPASAGYAEGPLFDLDRPPVAYRGKANAAEEKAALQAAIEKAVSRLTALIETADGDAAGILEFHIAMLQDDALSVPALASIGSGEPADVAWRQALDAEIAGYEASDQDYFRARAADLRDIRDQVLHALSEDGEAAAPAGAILYGTDIAPTRFLETDWSRGGGIALKAGSTASHVAMLARSRGVPMVVGLGAFADEPTGVALLDAEHGGLVFAPSPAEFEAFRRSSSSFAARQGKAQAFLSQPAMTEAGTAVRVQVNIAYPSDVDGIDIETCDGVGLMRTEFLFGGALPDEETQYHAYRKVLEWAGEKPVTIRTVDAGGDKPVPGFTIAETNPFLGLRGIRLSLARLDIFRMQIRALLRAAVHGNLKVMFPMVATAEEYAQAAALFAEEQAALAARGIAHEMPPLGIMVEVPSVAIAPEAFANVAFFSIGSNDLTQYVMAAARDNASVAHLNSVRHPAVLRLIASVAAFGREKGIPVSLCGDAGGDPAAIPLLLEAGLRDLSVAPAQLAMAKAAIADVSV, encoded by the coding sequence ATGCGGATTGAAGGCGTTCCCGCCTCAGCCGGCTATGCCGAAGGGCCGCTGTTCGATCTCGACCGGCCGCCGGTTGCCTACAGAGGCAAGGCAAACGCGGCGGAGGAGAAAGCAGCGCTGCAGGCTGCGATCGAAAAGGCGGTGAGCCGGTTGACCGCGCTGATCGAAACCGCCGATGGCGACGCCGCCGGCATCCTCGAATTCCACATCGCCATGCTCCAGGACGATGCGCTGAGCGTTCCGGCCTTAGCATCGATCGGTTCAGGCGAACCGGCCGACGTTGCCTGGCGGCAGGCGCTGGATGCCGAAATCGCAGGCTACGAGGCTTCCGACCAGGACTATTTCCGGGCGCGGGCCGCCGACCTTCGCGACATCCGCGACCAGGTGCTGCACGCCTTGAGCGAGGACGGTGAGGCCGCAGCACCTGCCGGCGCCATCCTCTACGGCACGGACATCGCGCCGACGCGCTTCCTCGAAACAGACTGGAGCAGAGGCGGCGGCATCGCGCTCAAGGCCGGCAGCACGGCCAGCCATGTCGCCATGCTGGCGCGCTCGCGCGGCGTGCCGATGGTGGTGGGGCTTGGCGCTTTCGCGGATGAGCCCACGGGAGTCGCGCTTCTCGACGCCGAGCATGGCGGCCTTGTGTTCGCGCCGTCGCCGGCGGAATTCGAAGCCTTTAGGCGGTCGTCGTCCTCCTTCGCGGCGCGCCAGGGCAAGGCGCAGGCTTTTCTCTCCCAGCCGGCCATGACGGAAGCCGGCACGGCCGTGCGCGTTCAGGTCAACATCGCCTATCCTTCCGATGTCGACGGCATCGATATCGAGACCTGTGACGGCGTCGGGCTGATGCGGACGGAGTTCCTGTTCGGCGGGGCGCTGCCGGACGAGGAGACGCAGTACCATGCCTATCGCAAGGTGCTGGAATGGGCCGGAGAAAAACCGGTGACCATCCGCACCGTCGATGCCGGCGGCGACAAGCCGGTTCCCGGCTTCACCATCGCGGAGACCAACCCGTTCCTCGGCCTGCGCGGCATCAGGTTGTCACTGGCCAGGCTCGACATTTTCCGGATGCAAATCCGGGCATTGCTGCGCGCCGCCGTACACGGCAATCTGAAGGTCATGTTTCCGATGGTCGCCACCGCCGAGGAGTATGCCCAAGCCGCAGCGCTGTTTGCCGAGGAGCAGGCGGCGCTCGCCGCGCGCGGCATTGCGCACGAAATGCCGCCGCTCGGCATCATGGTCGAGGTGCCGTCTGTCGCCATCGCGCCGGAGGCATTCGCCAACGTCGCCTTCTTCTCGATCGGCTCCAACGACCTGACGCAATATGTGATGGCGGCGGCACGCGACAATGCATCGGTCGCGCATCTCAATTCGGTCCGCCACCCGGCAGTGCTGCGGCTGATCGCTTCGGTCGCGGCCTTCGGGCGGGAGAAAGGGATTCCGGTCAGCCTTTGCGGCGACGCCGGCGGCGACCCCGCCGCCATCCCGCTGTTGCTCGAGGCCGGCCTGCGCGACCTTTCGGTCGCGCCTGCCCAACTTGCCATGGCCAAGGCGGCCATCGCGGACGTTTCGGTATAA
- the dhaK gene encoding dihydroxyacetone kinase subunit DhaK, translating to MKKFINTVDTILTESLDGFVAAHSDILALGDEHKFVRRRELKPGKVALISGGGSGHEPLHGGLVGHGMLDAACPGQVFTSPTPDQILAAMQAVDTGAGCLFIVKNYEGDVMNFDMAAEMSDGVLQVVTNDDVAVENSSYTTGRRGVAGTLVVEKIVGAAAEQGMALPELKALGDRVNGAIRSMGVALTSCTVPAAGKPTLEIGDSEMEFGVGIHGEPGRRRDALKSADAIAEEICTAITGDLGERAGGPALLFINGFGATPSMELYLMYNSARKIFEKSGVTVARSLVGSYVTSLDMAGCSITLAMLDDEMAALWDAPVHTAALRWGM from the coding sequence ATGAAGAAGTTCATCAACACGGTGGATACGATCCTCACCGAAAGCCTCGACGGTTTCGTCGCCGCCCATTCGGACATCCTCGCGCTCGGCGACGAACATAAATTCGTCCGCCGCAGAGAGCTCAAGCCGGGCAAGGTGGCGCTGATCTCGGGCGGCGGCTCCGGCCACGAGCCGCTGCATGGCGGGTTGGTCGGCCACGGCATGCTGGACGCCGCCTGCCCCGGCCAGGTGTTCACCTCGCCGACGCCGGACCAGATCCTGGCAGCGATGCAGGCGGTCGACACCGGCGCCGGCTGCCTGTTCATCGTCAAGAACTACGAAGGCGACGTGATGAATTTCGACATGGCCGCCGAGATGTCGGACGGCGTGCTGCAGGTGGTGACCAATGACGACGTCGCGGTCGAGAACTCGTCCTACACGACCGGCCGGCGCGGCGTTGCCGGCACGCTGGTGGTGGAGAAGATCGTCGGCGCCGCGGCCGAACAAGGCATGGCGCTGCCCGAGCTCAAGGCACTGGGCGACCGCGTCAACGGCGCGATACGCTCGATGGGCGTGGCGCTGACCAGTTGCACCGTGCCGGCGGCGGGCAAGCCGACATTAGAGATCGGCGACAGCGAGATGGAGTTCGGCGTCGGCATCCATGGCGAGCCCGGCCGGCGACGCGATGCGCTGAAGAGCGCCGACGCCATCGCCGAGGAGATCTGCACGGCAATCACCGGCGACCTCGGCGAACGCGCCGGAGGGCCGGCGCTGCTTTTCATCAACGGTTTCGGCGCCACGCCGTCGATGGAGCTTTACCTGATGTACAACAGCGCCCGCAAAATCTTCGAGAAGAGCGGCGTGACGGTGGCCCGCTCGCTGGTCGGCTCCTATGTCACCTCGCTCGACATGGCCGGCTGCTCGATCACGCTGGCCATGCTCGACGACGAGATGGCGGCGCTGTGGGACGCGCCGGTGCATACGGCCGCGCTGCGCTGGGGGATGTAG
- a CDS encoding nucleotidyltransferase family protein: MLPPLSPAEEKLLLEFADPEAPADRGRNLAASSLKALLANAEFHGVLPIMLRKLRERGDADLPDDAALQQKLAELRDQATIATGQSMLLQYHGDRIMKALAAKGVAARIVKGPVFARKLYRHAADRPYTDIDILVDPAGIDAANTTIAECGFELASGEAQSHELQEFKWLEKENSSLLIELHGNLVHDTGMRRRLSLGFRELQAIDGGEADTPASLLAIAIVHAAGGHKFHRLQLCVDVLQGVRALQSPEAEARLLEAARMTGIELELATVLNVTGRLFDEPRAIALANRIKPDLSIRLAKWLITGNMLLRVNSREKMRSRLSRDAFRWIQRLARPRPYPA; the protein is encoded by the coding sequence ATGCTGCCTCCGCTCTCGCCTGCCGAAGAAAAACTGCTGCTCGAGTTCGCCGACCCCGAAGCGCCGGCTGACCGCGGACGCAATCTTGCGGCAAGCAGCTTGAAGGCGTTGCTTGCCAACGCGGAATTCCACGGCGTGCTGCCGATCATGCTGCGCAAGCTCAGGGAACGCGGCGACGCCGACCTGCCGGACGATGCCGCCTTGCAGCAGAAGCTCGCCGAGTTGCGCGACCAGGCGACGATCGCGACCGGACAGTCGATGCTGCTGCAATATCACGGCGATCGCATCATGAAGGCGCTGGCGGCGAAAGGCGTTGCGGCCCGCATCGTCAAGGGACCGGTCTTCGCGCGAAAACTCTACCGCCACGCCGCCGACCGGCCGTACACCGACATCGACATCCTGGTCGATCCCGCCGGTATCGACGCGGCCAACACGACGATCGCCGAATGCGGTTTCGAGCTTGCCAGCGGCGAGGCGCAATCGCATGAGCTGCAGGAGTTCAAATGGCTGGAGAAGGAAAACTCCAGTCTGCTGATCGAGCTGCACGGCAACCTGGTGCACGACACCGGCATGCGCCGGCGGCTGTCGCTCGGCTTCCGCGAGTTGCAGGCGATCGATGGCGGCGAGGCCGACACGCCGGCGTCACTGCTCGCCATTGCCATCGTTCACGCGGCCGGCGGCCACAAATTCCACCGGCTGCAGCTTTGCGTAGATGTGCTGCAGGGCGTGCGCGCGCTGCAGTCGCCGGAGGCGGAAGCGCGGCTGCTCGAGGCCGCGCGCATGACAGGCATCGAGCTCGAGCTGGCGACGGTGCTCAACGTGACCGGGCGCTTGTTCGACGAGCCACGCGCCATCGCGCTCGCCAATCGCATCAAGCCCGATCTTTCGATACGGCTCGCCAAATGGCTCATCACCGGAAACATGCTTCTTCGCGTGAATTCACGGGAAAAGATGCGCTCGCGCCTCAGCCGCGACGCCTTCCGCTGGATCCAAAGGTTGGCCCGGCCGAGGCCCTATCCGGCCTGA
- a CDS encoding serine kinase, with the protein MATTFCYDLNGQIISISASRAELWPSFDLMLGTLRVSDPVEPGFRINIVETSALPENPQGKLAFEGEVPLDGHCRLIDGGDIVHLIFPALQMASVHADEGWAEIRVHPDSKVKWTLLMMVLDAALDAGGQHMLHTAGLTLPDRDGLVLIHAPSGTGKSTTSLALASQGFGLCSDDVMILRAASDGITAWGMPRKVKVHRNTAAMLPFVAPCLGDRWDAEGEQAVPLERLAEIIRIEDTTARPVSALLHLARSANAETRLMPMARTDAMVALATDNVRTGMTGLLAMQKRRMAMIAALVKAVPTFTLEVGASPADAAALIRAALGRA; encoded by the coding sequence ATGGCAACCACCTTCTGCTATGACCTCAACGGCCAGATCATCAGCATATCCGCGTCGCGCGCCGAGCTCTGGCCAAGCTTCGACCTGATGCTCGGCACCTTGCGCGTCAGCGACCCCGTCGAACCCGGCTTTCGCATCAATATCGTCGAAACGTCGGCACTGCCGGAAAACCCTCAAGGGAAGCTCGCTTTCGAAGGCGAGGTGCCGCTGGACGGCCATTGCCGGCTGATCGACGGTGGCGACATCGTTCACCTGATCTTCCCTGCTCTTCAGATGGCCTCGGTCCATGCCGACGAAGGCTGGGCTGAAATCCGTGTGCATCCCGACAGCAAGGTCAAATGGACATTGCTGATGATGGTGCTGGATGCCGCGCTCGATGCGGGCGGACAGCACATGCTCCACACCGCCGGCCTCACCCTGCCGGACCGCGACGGCCTGGTTCTCATCCATGCCCCGAGCGGCACCGGCAAGTCGACGACATCGCTGGCGCTGGCATCGCAAGGCTTCGGCCTTTGCTCGGACGATGTCATGATATTGCGGGCGGCATCGGATGGCATCACGGCCTGGGGCATGCCGCGCAAAGTGAAGGTCCATCGCAACACCGCGGCTATGCTGCCGTTCGTTGCTCCCTGTCTAGGCGACAGATGGGACGCCGAAGGCGAGCAGGCGGTCCCGCTGGAGCGTCTTGCCGAAATCATCCGCATCGAGGACACGACCGCGAGACCGGTCTCGGCGCTCCTTCATCTTGCGCGTTCGGCCAATGCCGAAACCCGGCTCATGCCCATGGCCAGGACCGATGCGATGGTGGCTTTGGCCACCGACAATGTCAGGACCGGCATGACCGGTCTGTTGGCGATGCAGAAACGGCGCATGGCGATGATCGCGGCGCTGGTCAAGGCGGTCCCGACCTTTACCTTGGAGGTCGGCGCGAGCCCGGCGGATGCAGCGGCGCTGATCCGCGCCGCGTTGGGCCGGGCTTAG
- a CDS encoding lasso peptide biosynthesis B2 protein — protein MADGPFLRALFRTHLWLSARLMPVLIGQRDFESVLKWAPLDAPAPYRGLPSAYIVTRVNRTVRHPWLMRDRRCLREGLLGFRFLRMAGFDPELRFGVDSKSMHAPRLSAHCWVCLDGKPVVSDSLPGMVEIYRHHADAAGARAA, from the coding sequence ATGGCCGACGGACCGTTCCTGCGCGCGCTGTTCCGCACCCATTTGTGGCTCAGCGCCCGGCTGATGCCGGTGCTGATTGGCCAGCGCGACTTCGAGAGCGTGCTGAAATGGGCGCCGCTCGACGCGCCCGCGCCCTACCGGGGCTTGCCTTCGGCCTACATCGTCACCCGCGTCAATCGCACGGTCAGGCACCCCTGGCTGATGCGCGACCGCAGGTGCCTGCGGGAAGGGTTGCTCGGTTTCCGCTTCCTGCGCATGGCCGGTTTCGATCCTGAGCTGCGCTTCGGCGTCGATTCGAAATCGATGCATGCGCCGCGCCTGTCGGCGCATTGCTGGGTGTGCCTCGACGGTAAGCCGGTGGTCAGCGACAGCCTGCCCGGCATGGTTGAGATCTATCGTCACCATGCCGACGCTGCCGGGGCGCGCGCTGCTTGA
- a CDS encoding PqqD family protein yields MIEIASETVLRMAEDASVQHVGDGAVVLLARSGQLYTCNGTTEAFLDKVDGARNLDQIVDLLSDEFEIDKATLDEDMAALAAELVAEGILADPGA; encoded by the coding sequence ATGATTGAAATCGCCTCTGAAACAGTTCTGCGGATGGCGGAGGACGCCTCCGTGCAGCATGTCGGCGACGGCGCCGTCGTGCTTCTGGCGCGCAGCGGCCAGCTCTACACCTGCAACGGCACGACCGAGGCCTTCCTCGACAAGGTCGACGGCGCCCGCAACCTCGATCAGATCGTCGACCTCTTGTCGGACGAATTCGAGATCGACAAGGCGACGCTCGACGAGGACATGGCGGCGCTCGCCGCCGAACTGGTGGCGGAAGGCATCCTCGCCGACCCGGGCGCGTGA
- a CDS encoding propionyl-CoA synthetase codes for MASRYHEVYAGWKRDPVGFWAEAAKAIDWYSPAENVFDPASGVYGRWFVGATCNTCFNAIDRHVAGGRADQLALIHDSPITGTVRKFTYAELKREVVALASVLKNRGVGKGDRVIIYMPMVAEAAFAMLACSRIGAVHSVVFGGFASHELATRIDDAKPKLIISASCGLEPGRVVAYKPLLDKAIEMSKHKPDACLILQREQLRCEMKDNYDIDYADAVARERAAGANVDCVPVLATDPLYIIYTSGTTGQPKGIVRDNGGHMVALKWTMDAEFGVKPGEVFWAASDVGWVVGHSYIVYGPLLHGCTSVLFEGKPIGTPDAGTYWRVISEHGVVALFTAPTAFRAIKGQDPRGEFVSKYDLSKFRTLFLAGERADPETIKWAEQKLDRPVVDHWWQTETGSPMTINPAGLGLLPVKYGSPGVPMPGYDVRILDDAGHEVARGTLGNVVVKLPLPAGCLPTLWNADARFRQAYLEEFPGFYKTADAGMVDEDGYLYVMARTDDIINVAGHRLSTGAMEEVLAAHPDVAECAVIGIADAMKGQVPLGFVVLNAGVSRDTGAIESEVVGLVRDRIGPVAALKTVVTIKRLPKTRSGKILRGTMQKIADKEEWAMPATIDDPAILDEITAALNGRGIGI; via the coding sequence ATGGCCTCACGCTACCACGAAGTCTATGCGGGCTGGAAACGCGACCCCGTAGGGTTCTGGGCCGAGGCGGCCAAGGCGATCGACTGGTATTCACCGGCCGAAAACGTCTTCGATCCCGCATCAGGCGTCTATGGCCGCTGGTTCGTCGGCGCCACCTGCAACACCTGCTTCAACGCCATCGACCGCCACGTGGCGGGCGGGCGCGCCGACCAGTTGGCGCTGATCCATGACAGCCCGATCACCGGCACGGTGCGGAAATTCACCTATGCCGAATTGAAGCGCGAAGTGGTTGCGCTGGCCTCCGTGCTCAAGAACCGCGGCGTCGGCAAAGGCGACCGCGTCATCATCTACATGCCGATGGTGGCGGAGGCCGCCTTCGCCATGCTCGCCTGTTCCCGCATCGGCGCCGTGCATTCGGTGGTCTTCGGCGGCTTCGCCTCACACGAGCTCGCCACCCGCATCGACGACGCCAAGCCGAAGCTGATCATCTCGGCATCCTGCGGCCTAGAGCCTGGACGCGTGGTCGCCTACAAGCCCCTGCTCGACAAGGCGATCGAGATGTCTAAGCACAAGCCCGACGCCTGCCTGATCCTGCAGCGCGAGCAGTTGCGCTGCGAGATGAAGGACAATTACGACATCGACTATGCCGATGCGGTCGCCCGCGAGCGCGCGGCCGGCGCCAATGTCGACTGCGTGCCGGTTTTAGCCACCGACCCGCTCTACATCATCTACACCTCCGGCACGACCGGACAGCCGAAGGGCATCGTGCGCGACAATGGCGGCCACATGGTCGCGCTGAAATGGACGATGGACGCCGAGTTCGGCGTCAAGCCCGGCGAAGTGTTCTGGGCCGCTTCCGACGTCGGCTGGGTGGTCGGCCATTCCTACATCGTCTACGGACCGCTGCTGCATGGCTGCACCAGCGTGCTGTTCGAAGGCAAGCCGATCGGCACGCCGGACGCCGGCACCTACTGGCGGGTGATCTCGGAGCATGGCGTGGTGGCGCTGTTCACGGCGCCGACAGCTTTTCGCGCCATCAAGGGACAGGATCCCAGGGGCGAGTTCGTGTCGAAATACGACCTGTCGAAATTCCGCACCCTGTTCCTCGCCGGCGAACGCGCCGATCCGGAAACCATCAAATGGGCGGAGCAGAAGCTCGACCGTCCGGTCGTCGACCATTGGTGGCAGACCGAGACCGGCTCGCCGATGACGATCAACCCGGCCGGGCTCGGGCTTCTGCCGGTGAAGTACGGCTCGCCCGGCGTGCCGATGCCCGGCTACGACGTCCGCATCCTCGACGACGCCGGCCATGAGGTGGCGCGCGGCACGCTCGGCAACGTCGTGGTCAAGCTGCCGCTGCCGGCAGGCTGCCTGCCGACGCTCTGGAATGCCGACGCCCGCTTCCGTCAGGCCTATCTCGAGGAGTTCCCCGGTTTCTACAAGACTGCCGACGCCGGCATGGTGGACGAAGACGGTTATCTCTATGTCATGGCCCGCACCGACGACATCATCAACGTCGCCGGCCACCGGCTTTCGACCGGCGCGATGGAGGAGGTGCTGGCCGCGCATCCGGATGTCGCAGAATGCGCCGTCATCGGCATCGCCGATGCGATGAAAGGTCAGGTGCCGCTCGGCTTCGTCGTGCTCAATGCCGGGGTGTCGCGCGACACCGGCGCCATCGAAAGCGAGGTGGTAGGCCTGGTGCGTGACCGGATCGGTCCGGTCGCCGCCTTGAAGACCGTCGTGACGATCAAACGGCTGCCGAAGACGCGCTCCGGCAAGATCTTGCGCGGCACGATGCAGAAGATCGCCGACAAGGAGGAATGGGCCATGCCGGCGACCATCGACGATCCTGCAATCCTCGATGAGATCACGGCGGCGCTCAACGGACGCGGCATCGGGATCTAG